A single Tamandua tetradactyla isolate mTamTet1 chromosome X, mTamTet1.pri, whole genome shotgun sequence DNA region contains:
- the LOC143670209 gene encoding melanoma-associated antigen 8-like, with the protein MRRSQKSRIDKLQKILDAQREAQALEDALVPAAEGEKASSSTCPPSPLIPGTPQMVPAAGVPNVPQGPQRAGSPSRAMPSLSKSAEGSSSQVEGASISQAPLGTESFLSDTIDDKVVDLVRFLSGKYITKEPITKADIMKNVIKEYKDHFPVIFGRACEYMQVVFGIDVKEVDPSGHSYVLSNMVDLTYSGMMSDDWGMPKTGLLIVILGVIFMEGNRAPEEKVWEMLHAVGLHTARKDLLYREPKKLIARNLVQERYLEYRKVPGSDPVRYEFLWGPRAYAETNKMKILEFFTKVSGTVPTAFPTLYEDALMDERERAPVRIAGTDESPATASEISSALPSTSK; encoded by the coding sequence ATGCGTCGCAGTCAGAAGAGTCGGATCGACAAGCTTCAGAAAATCCTTGACGCCCAAAGGGAGGCACAGGCCCTAGAGGATGCGCTGGTTCCTGCAGCTGAGGGAGAAAAGGCCTCCTCCTCCACCTGCCCTCCCTCTCCTCTGATCCCTGGCACCCCACAAATGGTGCCTGCTGCTGGGGTACCAAATGTTCCCCAGGGTCCTCAGAGAGCTGGCTCCCCCTCCAGGGCCATGCCCTCACTGAGCAAATCAGCTGAGGGTTCTAGCAGCCAAGTAGAGGGTGCAAGTATCTCACAGGCCCCACTAGGCACTGAATCCTTCCTCAGTGATACAATAGATGATAAAGTGGTTGATTTGGTGCGATTCCTGAGTGGCAAGTATATAACAAAAGAGCCCATTACAAAGGCAGATATCATGAAGAATGTCATCAAAGAGTACAAGGATCACTTCCCTGTGATCTTTGGGAGAGCCTGTGAGTACATGCAGGTAGTCTTTGGCATTGATGTGAAGGAAGTGGACCCCAGTGGTCATTCCTATGTGCTCAGCAATATGGTAGACCTCACCTACAGTGGGATGATGAGCGATGACTGGGGCATGCCCAAGACCGGCCTCCTGAttgttatcctgggggttatctTCATGGAGGGCAACCGTGCCCCTGAGGAGAAGGTCTGGGAGATGCTTCATGCAGTCGGGTTGCATACTGCGAGGAAAGATTTACTGTATAGGGAGCCCAAGAAACTCATTGCTAGAAATCTGGTTCAGGAAAGGTACCTGGAATACAGGAAGGTGCCCGGCAGTGATCCTGTGCGCTATGAGTTCCTGTGGGGTCCCAGGGCCTATGCAGAAACCAATAAGATGAAGATCCTGGAGTTTTTCACCAAAGTCAGTGGGACTGTCCCTACTGCCTTTCCAACCTTGTATGAGGATGCTTTgatggatgagagagagagagccccagTCAGAATTGCTGGCACAGATGAGTCTCCTGCCACAGCCAGTGAAATTTCCAGTGCCCTGCCCAGCACTTCTAAATGA